In Hippocampus zosterae strain Florida chromosome 21, ASM2543408v3, whole genome shotgun sequence, the genomic window TGCTAGTGCGAGTCCGCCTAAAATGACTTGAAAAAGATGAAACgtcgtgtttttgtcttttcttttgtgaATTATTGGCACGTTGCTGCTATGGCGGTGTAGTGGAATCAGTTTAGTAGTTACAGCCACGTTTAGGTCAAGGCTTTTCGACCTGCCTTAATTTGTTTGCCTGCAACTTGACATTGTTTTTGCTGTACTGTGTTGCATTTGAATGGCTAATACCCGTTGAGTAaacgtaattttttaaaaattgtaactTTCTTCAGGATTTATTGAAAGACTTCACCCCAAAACAGCCCGGAGAGCCCCTTCATCAGAGAGTGAGTTggtcaaataaaaaatgcatacaaCATATGGATGCCTTTGTTCcattgattattttcttttttcatgtgGGAGACGTTACATGCTGACAAATTGggtgtaatctttttttttcttctgtggcgTAGTGACTTACAGGAGGGACAGGAGTGTACGAGAGGTGTATGAAGAGCGTTTTATGTCCGACAGGCCGGGGAGAGTATGTTTCTACCCGATTATCACGTCTTCTATCAGCACATTGTTGTCAGGCCTCGCCTCTTAATATTCACCCTCCTGTACAGGGTCAATATTCTCGAGGAGGCGAGCGGCGAGGCCAATTTGGCAGGCCTGATGGTTATGAATATGAAGGAGGCCCTCGCTTTTTCCCAAATGGAGGAGGCCCACGTAATTACCACGGAGAAGATCAACGGGGCTACCACGGGGATGTCGGTCATTTCCCCTCAGAACGCAGAGGCGGTCCTCCATCAAGAAGGGTGAAAGCGAAGATACCATACAAGTCATATTACATGCAAATATGAAATCGAAAagctgaatgattttttttttttgtcttttgagcaGGAGGATTATTCTTACCGAGGACCAAGGGAGGAGCAACACACAGGACGGCCTATGGACTACAAGTAAATGCTTGCTACACATTGCAGTTCTAATGGAATCTATACATGCAGCATTTGGCGTGAGGTGGCCTCTTAATTTCTGGTTGGCGGGTTTAtgcattatcattttttttacgcTACGCTTGAGCAAAGAGCCCCACCATTAGCTATCTGTGTAAATGATATTGTGTAACTATTTTGAGTGaaatttaatttcttttttttcttattctttcAGCAGTcgtgcaccaccaccacctcggaACCAAGGCATGTACCCAGCGCCTCGATCGCTGCCAGAAAGTGGGGCAGATACGCTCGTGCAAGCCATCCTTAACCTGGACCGAGggtatgaattaaaaaaaaagattttggtcTTTCTGTGGCTCATCTCTTTGttggatatactgtattttttgggCCTGGGGGGTAATATTTGCGTGCAAACCTTGAAATATAGTGTGAATGTACCGCATGTTCATCAAGCGGATGCTAGATGGCAGTGTTGTACCTTGACAACCGTCTTTACCCAATGAATTCTCTGAACCGCATTTCTTGTCGACTTGTGCTGTTTTAGAGATGAAAGACAGGACTACCGGAGGAAGGCCCCTCCGTTCCCGCCCCCTAAGGACCGCTCCCCCCACAGCCGCTCGGGTTCCAGCGTGAGCAGCAGGAGCTACTCGCCGGATCGCAGCAAAAGCCTTCCGTTTCCCTCGCAGCAAGGCAAGGGTAGGTCAGCTTGTTGATCCCGAATTGCTTTTGATGCACCGCTCAGCCTTTTTCTTTAGCCAGGTTGGGCAAAAGTCCGATACCTGGATGAGTTTTGTGGGCGCAGTCAAAACATTCATGTCCAAGTCACGCACATTTTCTCAATAATACGCCACTCAgtaaccccaaaaataaaattctacatttgttttttgccctTCGACCAATTTCTGACAATCTGGCTCACTGGATTTGCAGTTGAGGACGGTCGTGGTTTGAATGAGCACCTCTGGGGGGCGCTCTTTCCTCACAGTGAACATAAGCCTAACAGGCCTGTCCATGAGACTTGAAAACAAgcatattgtcaagaaaatgcaGTCATACTCTGTGTCAAAACATTCGTATATATATCATATCATGTCTGATGGGTATACCTGAAGTGAAAGCTGCCACCACACAGACGTTCTTCATGCGTGTTGCTTGGCAAGAAAGCCGTGCGTGGAGCGAAGTCGCGTCCGCTTGGAGAAAATCACTTGAGGGTTGATGGATTTGCAGTGCAAACTTCTTGCTTAATTGTCCTGGAAGTCGTCGTCCTGCTGCATTCTAGTTTACCCTTCCTCCTTGAATCCTCATTctcctttgttttttcttcaagtgTCCTTTTGTTGCTTTCCTCAATCTTtgctttgtcatttgttttcctcAGAAAAGATCCCGGGTCTGTCAAGAGAAGGTTCCCCGAGCAGTGCCACCTCAAACAAGGTGAGCTcacggtgattaaaaaaaaaaaacaacacacacacaccagactgATAGAAAACTGCAAGTGGGCCATTTAAAATTCGGTCTTTTGAACCCCTTGAAGTCTTTTAATGACTTTTAAAGTGGGCCGGTGCTTTTGTTTACCTGCCGTGTAAGCAGACGTCAATCATGTGGACTTGTAGCGATGCCGGGAGAGGAGGCCTCGAGCATCACCCAGAGTCTTAAATCGTGTTTTATTACGagtagaatattttttttaaatttaacaacAATACTGCTCTTTACCGACGCATATATTGACCGAAGCGGCTTTGTAAATAATAGTTTTGCTGCTATATCCTCCATTTGCATCGCCGCAGCTGCAGGTTAAGTCGAGGCAGATGTGACGAGCCGCACCGGCGCGGCCACCCAGAAGTGAGACGGCTCAAGGCGTTCGCCCAAGCCATCGTTTTTATCAGGGGATCTTTCTTCGCCACAAAGCGGAGAGAGCGCGTCCCCTATGGAGCACAACTTGGTCCGCTATTTAAACtcgtggggcgggggggctcccGACTCGCTGTGTGTGGTAGCCCACTTAGCGCTAGCACCTTCAATCTAGAGCCTGTCCGTTCAACTTCAGATGACGGATGCTCGGTGCGTTCTGCGCAAGCTGTTTTGTCACTTGCTGACCGGCGTCCGAGTGCTCCACCTTTCCGGCGCTTTGCCAGCGTTTGATGTCGGGCCCGCTGCATTGTTGCCTTGTGTCACGGGGGCGCCACCAACCCATAACCTTTGCCAAGATGAAAGGGCCCGCGCTGTGCCCCCTGTAAAGGCTGCCCTAatggccccccgcccccagccgCGGCCTGCTGTAGAGAGTCAACAAACAAGGATTTCTGGAGCCGTCTGCAGACTGACCTCGCCGCCCCAAAACAGTTTGACTCTCGCTGCGACTGAATTTACATGAATCGACTTGAACGGCAGTTCAGTCTGTGAGGACATCGTGGAGAGTTCCACTGTGGCTGAAATATGAAATTGGGGCAAGTTGTTGCAGCGAGTCTGCTCCCCTGCCAAATCACAGTCATTTGGCGCAAAACCCTCCTAGAACATTGAAAAGCACACCATTTTCCCAAAAATCACGTTAAAGTCTGCCCCAGTTTTAAGATTCCTGTTTGGAGCTACTCTGGCCTTTCATGTTGGGTGGCGTCCAGTCACTTGAATGATTCACACGGGAATATTAGCCTCAAACTGCCATTGTTTTCCttactttatttttacttttttaatggTGTTCTGAGTTAGCTTGTCAGGAAATGTTTGCTCACCCTGTAAGCCTAGCCGAAAACTTAAATGTGGGTTGAAATGACATTCCCGCCTCTCCCTTTTTAGGAGGAGACCAATGCGGGCGAAGCCGAAAAAGAGGAGCCGCCGCCGGCCGCCGTCGCCGAGGAGAGTCACAGGACCACCGCGGACGACTTCAAGGAGAAGCGATCGCTGGCAATTGCAGCTAAAGCCCGAGAGATTGAAAAGGTACACCCCTTTTATTGTGTTGGGCCATAGAGAACGAAGAATTTAGACATTCCCATACATGATTACTTTGATAGTTTCTGATTTGTTAAGGGAAGGAAATACAAATAAGGGAATAACATTGATGCCATCATTTTGTCATAGATTTATTTGAATAGGTGAATATAAATCATTTTGTATATCAATATCGATAGAGGCAATTATTTTGAActcttttcaccattttttaaaatgaaacgcACTATGTAtcaaatgggtaaaagagacaaaaatataCCCCCCGTTATTCCAACTATCTGGTAGTACAACTACTGTTCAAGGAATGTACACTGTTGTAATGTACTTGACAATTTGGGCGTGTCCCAATAATCGGCCAAGAtgagacatttttaaatgtgcccCCTGCCCCCTAAAAAGCAGCAACCCCTCCCCCATTATTTTTGTGATACACATTAACATATTAGACCAAGATGGCATTCTAAAAGGGTTCGTAAAAACAAGGTAAGTCACACAAAATGTCTTCTCACACACGGTTGGGAGTAATTGCTGCCGATAAatgaagggattttttttctgtctttgagAGTATCGGTGCATTGAGCGCAAGCGTCTTAAAAGTTTCTGAATAAGCCCAATTAAAACTCCAAATCACTCCGGGGGCCACTTGTACTGTTTCCTGGCGTCTAAAGGATCCCCCCCAACAAGATGCTTAATTTCCCAGGATGTTTCGATGATCGCTTGTAAATTTTGCACGGAAATTATGACAACAAATGCTTGTTCTGCCGAACGAAACTTTTTACATCTTacccaccgttttttttttttctctttctggaACCGCTTAGCCTCATGTCCACCAACCAACATGTAAAAGTGGACCAGGGCGCGTAGCCTTGTGcatccaataaataaatagaggtCAGTGGGGTGAAAACCACCCTCGGGGCTGGCGCTTGCAGCCTCTCTGGCTCATCTAATGAGGGCCTTTCCTGCAAGCGGGAATGCTACCACTGCTTTACTGGGATCATTAAACCCCAAGCAGCTCTGCCTCGAAGCGTACAATGCGCGCTCGCATCACAGAGAGCCTGCCGGCGCTTGTAACGGGCTCGCTGACGCTGCAGATTCGGGCCTGTTTTATAGTCGCTTCTTCTCTGTGCGGGTGTGTGCAACCGCGAGGTTTTATGCTCATTTTGGGAATTCATTATCAGCGTGTGCGTGGTGCTCAcctttttacttttaaaaagtagaCCGCTTTCCCAGACgtggaggttaaaaaaaaaaactaaaaaagggtGTAATGGGCCACGTTTGTTAATTCCAGCCCGGGGAAAGGGTTCGAGTCGAGCCACCATTTTAACATTTAGTAGTTCCCAAAAGTCTGAGTGAGTTGCTTCCTTGTGACGGATGGCCGTGTGCCAAAGAGGTTCGCAAAGTAGACGAACCGAGCTGCTGCAAAATAGGCAAGATATTGTAGCTGTCGtagccccccctgcccccacttaTAAAACATTTTGATTCGTGGTTCGGTCGCTCACTtttcgtgtttgtttgtttggctttCTGCATCCAACATGGCCTCGCCATCTTGAGGGGAGGGCCCCGTTGCTCCTGCAAAAGCGCAAAAGAACAGATCGGAAACTGACTTTTCTCTCATCACGCCAACATTGTGCCGGGCCGTGTGCcactctatgtgtgtgtgtgtgtgtgtgtgtgtttacggaGCTAGCTAAAATTGCTCCTCTGAAATTCAAACCTGAGCTGTTTCTCGTTGTCCGAGTTGACTTTGGCTGCGGTACAAACTAGCCGGTTCTCGTGAGCGACGGGCCTTGAAAGGCAATAAACTCGATGGCCTTTTACTCTTCGCATTCCAGGCTGTGGCACAAAGGCTATTTCATTTCGTTTGTTGAGGAATCTAAATATATTTGACAACTCGGCCAAAGTACAGGCATTTCGGGCTCTTTTGTTTGGGCTTCAAAGGTAGCAGCGCTTGACTGAGGCCCCCCCCatttggttgcttttttttccccccgc contains:
- the pphln1 gene encoding periphilin-1 isoform X1, encoding MTYRRDRSVREVYEERFMSDRPGRGQYSRGGERRGQFGRPDGYEYEGGPRFFPNGGGPRNYHGEDQRGYHGDVGHFPSERRGGPPSRREDYSYRGPREEQHTGRPMDYNSRAPPPPRNQGMYPAPRSLPESGADTLVQAILNLDRGDERQDYRRKAPPFPPPKDRSPHSRSGSSVSSRSYSPDRSKSLPFPSQQGKEKIPGLSREGSPSSATSNKEETNAGEAEKEEPPPAAVAEESHRTTADDFKEKRSLAIAAKAREIEKWEKRRANGVRRSPSSFLEFLPPLRDDAGRFGEQWRSCPFCLPNSDHITDSILIHVSHSTTAGDSRGGTSTPHQSCEDPQVVCQQIKSTHSAESPAAKTLQCICYIEFSCI
- the pphln1 gene encoding periphilin-1 isoform X8, whose protein sequence is MTYRRDRSVREVYEERFMSDRPGRGQYSRGGERRGQFGRPDGYEYEGGPRFFPNGGGPRNYHGEDQRGYHGDVGHFPSERRGGPPSRREDYSYRGPREEQHTGRPMDYNSRAPPPPRNQGMYPAPRSLPESGADTLVQAILNLDRGDERQDYRRKAPPFPPPKDRSPHSRSGSSVSSRSYSPDRSKSLPFPSQQGKEKIPGLSREGSPSSATSNKEETNAGEAEKEEPPPAAVAEESHRTTADDFKEKRSLAIAAKAREIEKSSATESENLSQRTAAPPFPVRAQHESLRRETRNAE
- the pphln1 gene encoding periphilin-1 isoform X6 translates to MTYRRDRSVREVYEERFMSDRPGRGQYSRGGERRGQFGRPDGYEYEGGPRFFPNGGGPRNYHGEDQRGYHGDVGHFPSERRGGPPSRREDYSYRGPREEQHTGRPMDYNSRAPPPPRNQGMYPAPRSLPESGADTLVQAILNLDRGDERQDYRRKAPPFPPPKDRSPHSRSGSSVSSRSYSPDRSKSLPFPSQQGKEKIPGLSREGSPSSATSNKEETNAGEAEKEEPPPAAVAEESHRTTADDFKEKRSLAIAAKAREIEKWEKRRANGVRRSPSSFLEFLPPLRAPLVCLYNQMMRDALGNNGEVVRFVCQTRTTSRTPF
- the pphln1 gene encoding periphilin-1 isoform X5, which gives rise to MTYRRDRSVREVYEERFMSDRPGRGQYSRGGERRGQFGRPDGYEYEGGPRFFPNGGGPRNYHGEDQRGYHGDVGHFPSERRGGPPSRREDYSYRGPREEQHTGRPMDYNSRAPPPPRNQGMYPAPRSLPESGADTLVQAILNLDRGDERQDYRRKAPPFPPPKDRSPHSRSGSSVSSRSYSPDRSKSLPFPSQQGKEKIPGLSREGSPSSATSNKEETNAGEAEKEEPPPAAVAEESHRTTADDFKEKRSLAIAAKAREIEKWEKRRANGVRRSPSSFLEFLPPLRARSAFVMVRYGRNVTHHNPQTQQPRRRPHTPEFTVT
- the pphln1 gene encoding periphilin-1 isoform X7; this translates as MTYRRDRSVREVYEERFMSDRPGRGQYSRGGERRGQFGRPDGYEYEGGPRFFPNGGGPRNYHGEDQRGYHGDVGHFPSERRGGPPSRREDYSYRGPREEQHTGRPMDYNSRAPPPPRNQGMYPAPRSLPESGADTLVQAILNLDRGDERQDYRRKAPPFPPPKDRSPHSRSGSSVSSRSYSPDRSKSLPFPSQQGKEKIPGLSREGSPSSATSNKEETNAGEAEKEEPPPAAVAEESHRTTADDFKEKRSLAIAAKAREIEKWEKRRANGVRRSPSSFLEFLPPLRARSAFVMVRYGRNVTHHNPQTQQPRRRPHTPEFTA
- the pphln1 gene encoding periphilin-1 isoform X9; the encoded protein is MTYRRDRSVREVYEERFMSDRPGRGQYSRGGERRGQFGRPDGYEYEGGPRFFPNGGGPRNYHGEDQRGYHGDVGHFPSERRGGPPSRREDYSYRGPREEQHTGRPMDYNSRAPPPPRNQGMYPAPRSLPESGADTLVQAILNLDRGDERQDYRRKAPPFPPPKDRSPHSRSGSSVSSRSYSPDRSKSLPFPSQQGKEKIPGLSREGSPSSATSNKEETNAGEAEKEEPPPAAVAEESHRTTADDFKEKRSLAIAAKAREIEKWEKRRANGVRRSPSSFLEFLPPLRGLRS
- the pphln1 gene encoding periphilin-1 isoform X4; this translates as MTYRRDRSVREVYEERFMSDRPGRGQYSRGGERRGQFGRPDGYEYEGGPRFFPNGGGPRNYHGEDQRGYHGDVGHFPSERRGGPPSRREDYSYRGPREEQHTGRPMDYNSRAPPPPRNQGMYPAPRSLPESGADTLVQAILNLDRGDERQDYRRKAPPFPPPKDRSPHSRSGSSVSSRSYSPDRSKSLPFPSQQGKEKIPGLSREGSPSSATSNKEETNAGEAEKEEPPPAAVAEESHRTTADDFKEKRSLAIAAKAREIEKVYRQDCETFGTVVKMLVAKDPDLEKRLQVPLRENLGEIRERCLEDLKHFINELDDAIRQPEVPTCDSTTPSASLSSQKLSKSGSNHSSTF
- the pphln1 gene encoding periphilin-1 isoform X3, with product MTYRRDRSVREVYEERFMSDRPGRGQYSRGGERRGQFGRPDGYEYEGGPRFFPNGGGPRNYHGEDQRGYHGDVGHFPSERRGGPPSRREDYSYRGPREEQHTGRPMDYNSRAPPPPRNQGMYPAPRSLPESGADTLVQAILNLDRGDERQDYRRKAPPFPPPKDRSPHSRSGSSVSSRSYSPDRSKSLPFPSQQGKEKIPGLSREGSPSSATSNKEETNAGEAEKEEPPPAAVAEESHRTTADDFKEKRSLAIAAKAREIEKWEKRRANGVRRSPSSFLEFLPPLRDDAGRFGEQWRSCPFCLPNSDHITDSILIHVSHSTTAGDSRGGTSTPHQSCEDPQSTCVLLAGRPIGL
- the pphln1 gene encoding periphilin-1 isoform X2, giving the protein MTYRRDRSVREVYEERFMSDRPGRGQYSRGGERRGQFGRPDGYEYEGGPRFFPNGGGPRNYHGEDQRGYHGDVGHFPSERRGGPPSRREDYSYRGPREEQHTGRPMDYNRAPPPPRNQGMYPAPRSLPESGADTLVQAILNLDRGDERQDYRRKAPPFPPPKDRSPHSRSGSSVSSRSYSPDRSKSLPFPSQQGKEKIPGLSREGSPSSATSNKEETNAGEAEKEEPPPAAVAEESHRTTADDFKEKRSLAIAAKAREIEKWEKRRANGVRRSPSSFLEFLPPLRDDAGRFGEQWRSCPFCLPNSDHITDSILIHVSHSTTAGDSRGGTSTPHQSCEDPQVVCQQIKSTHSAESPAAKTLQCICYIEFSCI